The Deltaproteobacteria bacterium genome includes the window TCGACCTGCAGTCCCTCAGCAAGAAAAGCGCCACCTTCGATCCGGACAAACTGAACTGGTTCAATGCTCAGCACTTGCGGCTCTTGAGCCCCGACGAGGCTATACGCGCGATGATTCCTTTCCTTGAAAAGGAGGGTTTCAACGTAAACGAATATCCGGCTGAATGGTTGGCGGAAGCGGTCGAGGCCATACTCCCCAATGCAGTCACCCTCGAGGACGCCGTTTCTTTCCTGCGATGTTTCCTTTCGGACGAACCGGAGATATCCGAGGAAGCGCGAACTCAACTTGCGGAACCCGATACACGGCCAATGCTTTCAACTACAGCGGACGTCATTTCCGGAGTCGAAGCGATCACTCCGGAATCCGTGGGAAGCTTGCTGAAATCCGCCCAAAAGAGAACCGAACTGCGCGGAAAACGCTTCTACCACCCTCTGCGGGCCGCTCTTACCGGTTCCACTCAAGGTCCTGAATTGGATAAGGTCCTGCTGGTGCTCGGCAAACAGAGAGTACTGGAACGCATTCACCGGGCCCTGGAGATGTCGAAGAGAGACCAAGGATAAAGCGAGCACAGAATATCCGGATCATGGAGTAGTGGAATGTCTCAAGTCATATATAATACGTTGTCCAATAAGAAAGAACTGCTGACGCCCCTCTCCGGTAATCGAATCAACGCGTACGTTTGCGGCATCACGGCATACGATTACAGTCACATTGGCCACGCCCGATCCGTCGTTGTCTTCGATGTGATCGTTCGATACTTGCGGCAGAGAGGATTTGAAGTCCGTTTTGTCAGAAATTTCACGGACGTCGATGACAAGATCATCAAGCGGGCTCAGCAGGAACAGAGCACGTGCGAAGCCGTCTCCGGAAAATTCATCCAGGAATTCCGAAAGGACATGGCGGCCCTGGGAGCCTTGAATCCCGACCAGGAGCCGCTGGCCACGGAATACATTCCCAACATGATCGAGACCATCCGACTCCTCGTGGAAAAAGGGCACGCTTATGAATCCCAGGGAAGCGTCTATTTTTCCGTGTCCTCCTTTCCCGGGTACGGCAAGCTGTCCGGGAGAGATACGGACGAGTTGATGACCGGCGTCCGGATCGAAGTGGACGAAAACAAACGAGAACCCCTGGACTTCGCGCTCTGGAAGGCCGCCAAGCCGGGGGAACCGCACTGGAGCAGCCCTTGGGGAGAAGGCCGTCCGGGCTGGCATATTGAATGCTCCGTCATGAGTACCTCGATTCTGGGACCCACCCTCGACATCCATGGCGGAGGCAAGGATTTGATCTTTCCCCACCACGAGAATGAAATCGCCCAGGCCGAAGCCGCTACCGGCAAACCCTTCGTTCGCTTCTGGCTTCACAACGGATTCATCAACATCGATCGCCAAAAGATGTCAAAATCGTTGGGAAATTTTCTGACGGTACGGGACATCCTGAAACAATTTCATCCGGAATCCGTACGCCTTTTTCTGCTGTCCAAGCATTATCGGAGTCCTCTCGACTACTCTGACGAGAGTCTGCGGGAAGTGGAAAGCAGCGTCGAACGCGTGTACAACACTCTGAAACGCATAGATGAAATCTGCGTCGGCGTCGAGCCTGAGACGCCTGCCTCCGGGAATCTTTCCACCGTGGCCGACGAGCTGCTGGAAAAAAGCGGAACCCTGTCTGACCGATTTGCGGAAGCCATGGATGACGACTTCAACACGGCCAAGGCCACCGGCCTTCTCTTCGACCTGGTACGATCCATGAACCGGTTTCTGGACGAAATCGCCGGCGCTCCGACCCCCGAACAAGCCTTTGTGCTCAAACGCAGCCAAGCGGCAATGATCGAGACGGCGAGGACCCTCGGTGTGTTTCAGATGGGGTGGAATACGTTTTTCGAATCCAGAA containing:
- a CDS encoding cysteine--tRNA ligase encodes the protein MSQVIYNTLSNKKELLTPLSGNRINAYVCGITAYDYSHIGHARSVVVFDVIVRYLRQRGFEVRFVRNFTDVDDKIIKRAQQEQSTCEAVSGKFIQEFRKDMAALGALNPDQEPLATEYIPNMIETIRLLVEKGHAYESQGSVYFSVSSFPGYGKLSGRDTDELMTGVRIEVDENKREPLDFALWKAAKPGEPHWSSPWGEGRPGWHIECSVMSTSILGPTLDIHGGGKDLIFPHHENEIAQAEAATGKPFVRFWLHNGFINIDRQKMSKSLGNFLTVRDILKQFHPESVRLFLLSKHYRSPLDYSDESLREVESSVERVYNTLKRIDEICVGVEPETPASGNLSTVADELLEKSGTLSDRFAEAMDDDFNTAKATGLLFDLVRSMNRFLDEIAGAPTPEQAFVLKRSQAAMIETARTLGVFQMGWNTFFESRTRKALEEEGVSVEEIERLIQERTTARKERDWAKADRIRHSLEGRGVLLEDTPEGTRWRTN